Proteins encoded within one genomic window of Candidatus Hepatoplasma crinochetorum Av:
- a CDS encoding VOC family protein, with protein MAKIIPYITFKNSIESIEYYKNIFGKNILIDRKKLDLKTAKFLKEKADPNRTVHGVFVIAKNLIMFSDNFSNNPIYPSTILINFNADDQNEFEEAEKIMNNAKKNKAKITMPFAKQLWGGAMGAFVDKYNNTWMIHAESFSNNRKQNNTFKEYYKK; from the coding sequence ATGGCAAAAATTATACCTTATATTACATTTAAAAACAGTATAGAATCTATCGAGTATTATAAAAATATTTTTGGGAAAAATATTTTAATAGATCGTAAAAAATTAGATCTAAAAACAGCAAAATTTTTAAAAGAAAAAGCAGATCCAAATAGAACTGTTCATGGTGTTTTTGTAATTGCAAAAAATTTAATAATGTTTTCTGATAATTTTAGTAATAATCCTATTTATCCATCTACTATTCTTATTAATTTTAATGCTGATGATCAAAATGAATTTGAAGAAGCAGAAAAAATAATGAATAATGCAAAAAAAAATAAAGCCAAAATTACAATGCCTTTTGCAAAACAACTTTGAGGTGGAGCAATGGGTGCTTTTGTTGATAAATATAATAATACTTGAATGATCCATGCTGAATCATTTAGCAATAATCGTAAACAAAATAATACATTTAAAGAATATTATAAAAAGTAA